A genomic window from Ruminiclostridium cellulolyticum H10 includes:
- a CDS encoding helix-turn-helix domain-containing protein: MGYFTSLYASDLPHRAVAVYMYLRDRADKNGKCYPAIGTISKELKLSRSTVKRAIADLEKSGRLKKEKRWRDNGGRSSNMYYIQVL; encoded by the coding sequence TTGGGATACTTTACTTCACTCTATGCTTCAGACCTTCCACACCGGGCTGTTGCAGTATATATGTATTTACGCGACCGGGCGGACAAGAATGGAAAATGCTATCCTGCAATTGGTACAATCTCCAAAGAGCTAAAGCTGTCCCGCAGTACAGTAAAGCGTGCTATTGCAGACCTTGAAAAAAGCGGACGTCTGAAAAAAGAGAAAAGGTGGCGTGATAATGGGGGCAGGAGCAGCAATATGTATTATATACAGGTATTATAA